Genomic segment of Ischnura elegans chromosome 12, ioIscEleg1.1, whole genome shotgun sequence:
AGATGAGTGAATTTAATTCGGGCCTAGCCCTAGTAGGATTAGATGATCAGAATTGATTtggtaggcgattgttgagcatttgtgcagtggaggtatcgaaagaGTGGATTCAGTTGCAGATACAGAGGGGGGCGTGTGCCATcggtattgccaaacattgcagaaccacaattataacttttttatatcacaagatggcattgtcttgtatatgagtgtaataaatttaattaaaattttctttaactctgcatgtgacttgattattttttatagggattatcttttgcaccccccctcAAGTATATTATATGGATTATAGCATGATcacataaattattgaaaaaagaattgaaaCCAATAATGTCTAGCTTTATGCCGCTCATAAAGTGCAAGAAGgaatataaaagaggtaatattaaatgtcaatgacaaaaagaaattgcTTTGCCCTGGGAACTTGAAATATAATTAGAATGCCTACCAAATCTAAGTGCAATCTATTGATTGACCTGTCAAGTCCACCTATAAACTATGTGcctagtaccatagagtaagtatattcttactctatgctAGTACTATGAATAAACACTATAGACAGTTTCAAATAAACTCACATGAATGGAAGACTTCACATGGGACTTTCTTCTTTATCAGTCTTCTATCTGCAGTTGAGGAAAATGGATGTACTTcagcaacatttccaaaaattagtttttttcaacTGCTTATAACATTCAATAATCTTTTAAATCAACACGTTAAAATATTCTACAATTTTTTGCAGAATCAATTtacttaagaaaattattttttttccagttgAAAATAGCAAATCCTCAAGTTTTTCATCATCAAGAAAATTACTGCATTCTTATTTCGAATCCAAAATTCTTTACCATTACTGCACTTATTcaggaaatttttggaaatggcAAATGTTGAAATTCTCCTCTACATGTTGATCATCAGCCAGTCAGCCATACTGCAATTAACACCCCAATTCTCTTCTCCGTTGCAGGCTCTAACCCCAGAGAATGTTGGTGGAAACTATGGAACAACTGGGCCAGATGCTCGCCTCACGGAACCACAGGCACTTGGCATGGAGTTCATTCTTGGATTCATTCTTGTCCTGGTTGTTTTTGCTGTGTGTGACCCAGTACGCAACCTTGGACACCATGCACCTCTTGCTATTGGATTTGTCATTCTTCTTGGACATCTGGCTGCTGTAAGTTCAGAGTAAAATGCATTCAAATGATTTAACTGATATATATTAGAAAGTAGAGCTAAttccaaaatatgtatatatttttaagataatgaaaaaaatttagcatCCAAGCAGTCTACTGCCTGCCtgtcaaatatataattttgtttcttaaaaTGCTTCTACTACAGTTAtcacattttcttaaatttttaacttcataTCGGTAGTGTCATGATGCTGGAATGCTGTTTTGGCATTGGTTAACAAATGACGtaataatcaaataacatttttatctattttggtgcctcaaaatttctaaatataaatttgtaacaaaaaaaattgtaatgaaatgtaaatgataacttgtaataaaaaagaacACGCATAGTGATATTTTGCTTACAAATAATTTAAGGACATTGCTTTTTGCCACTGATAATTTTGTCCTCACACCACTGCTTCACAttcattttaaacataaaatatcatagGGAGTTGCAGTGGCATAATGGGATGGCCTGTGGTGGCAACCCCCTCCCATCCACTgtcaaaatctggtaaaattgttgaaaaatggcAGGCCAggaagtatattttatccattttggcattaaaaattgaacttaaaataGATGCAGTCATTATACATCAAAAAAAGtccatagttttaaatatttttttaaatttctctgaggctttgggaggggatccatcccctcatcacCCCCCATTGTTACACCACCGGGGagttgtatttaaaattatctcACCAAGCATAAAACTGATCCTGAATCcctaaaaaatattgcatgaatgTGCTACTGATGAGGATGATAGTTATCTGGATTTGATTTTGTATTTTCAGATCCCCTACACTGGCTCCAGCATGAACCCAGCCCGTTCATTTGGCTCAGCTGTTGTTGTTTCTCACTGGGACCACCACTGGGTGAGTTAATCTACGtcttattttaagtttaaaacgATTCAAGTGACCTGGATACATGTCTTTGAGCGACTGAGATATTTTTTAGACCCTTGCCTGCCGGTGCCTACaaatggaaaacgttttccgtgctacatctagcatgagaatattttaaatctcCCTGTACAGACCTCTTGTTTGAGTGAGGGTTATGCCGGTATtatcgtccctcagatttgggacccagctcaatGGAGCACCCGTCCCTTACTACGGCCACTGGACTAAActctctaaccctatcatagcacaaaTCCACAGTCAATTTATTGCCTTACcactgtttttttcaaccaaacattttattttcgaattttaataatttactctCTTAGAAGAATTactatcatttttttaagcattgtggaattttaaacaggtttctagtgtttataacaacaaagttagtaaatgcAAGGTAGCAAGACTACAAGTCCGGAAATCCGTTAtatttaacactaaaatttcattaaaacatttcttatgcatggaacaaaatgaagaattcatttcaaagtataaaaaaattgtaatatgcaacaaaatatattgttgaaaaactattgaaaatataacttagcgatggattcctgcagtgaggatgatcataaataaGAGGGAGGGTCGGGCTGAATTGCTGAGGTGTAGCCCGAGAACTTGCTAAGCTGGGTCTCCTGCCGagcctgaatgcatcagacaattgctacctcagcgatcacttcccttccctcgcgtcCGCTAGAGCCGATGTCTGGTCGTTTGCATTGTAAAATCCCcaacagctatacccgacgtcaggtgctCTGCTTATGAAATTGCCCGTCCTGCTCCACCTGACATCCGGcacaaaagggttaaaaaattggATAATGAAATTGCAGATGCACAACAACTCAGAGTTTTAATTATTGAGCACATTTACTAAAACCTTTATGCAGTAATATTTTTGGCTGTCTCTCCAAATATTTCAACATTCTGTACATAAgtcacttaaatattttattacgttGAACaggtaaataaatttatataacaCTGTAAACACCACTTATGAATTTGAGAGCCAAATACCAAAGTTTTCTCAAATAATTACACTAGCCTCCTCagcatatgtttttatttatttttgttctataTTAGAGGAGAATTACCATATTCTTGGGTGTATACTCATCATAAATATACCAaaggtgattttttaaaatttgttcataatgAATTCCACCGttggtttaaataaattttcacctgtTAGGGTAGCTTCGTACAAAGTCACTTCTTACATGTAGAGCTTTACATCAAAGAGTAGGTCGACAAcactaaaaatattctcattccaTCAATGagagaagttaaaaaataatgaatggaaaattatttatatagcTACATTAAGTCCCACAATATTTACTCCATGAAACCAACAACAAAGGGACATGCCCACCATCAATTTAAACTATTACTGCatgatttatttactttttcaaccCGATAATCTTTCTCCCACAGGTCTACTGGCTGGGGCCTTCCCTTGGAGGTATCTGCGCTGGATTGATTTACAAGCACGTCTTCGCAATGCAGCCTGAGCACAAGGAAGAGAGCGAATACAGGCCTGTTCGTGCTGAAGAGAAAGAAGCAAGTATCCCATGAAATCAGGTATCAGAGGACAAATTACACATTTTGATTTTGAGTACAGAAGAGATTCAATTATCTGTTCTAATGGAGGGAAAGCAAAAATAGATAACAAATGGAGTAAAACAGTGATTTTCTACTCTACTTCATATTTTTAACAGTTTCCACGTACttcatgtcattatcaagagttgTCTCTGAGCAGATTCTGCTCAAAGACAGCTGCTGCTCAACTGAGCAGAATTATATGAAATGTGTCAAAACCAGTTGAGAATAGATACATAATTAGGAGTGGTAAATATGAAAGAGATGATTCTGTATTTGCTATTGTGAATTTCCACAACGTAAAGCATTAAGCTCCTGATCTTatccaaataaattgaaaaagatggattATCCATTCATAGGTTAAATTCTTAGAAATCTTTTACTTTTAATGTGATTTCTCAGCAACTTCTGCCACCATTcaattgaaaaagttgttttcaggaggagaaagaaagaaaaaaatgaatagggTATTGTCGGAAGAATTTGTGAAGGATGTGATGGGAAATAAGTAGATCTAATGAACAGTTAAtcaaacaagaaataattgaagctCTATTTTACTCATAATATATAGATCGAGAAGTACAGCTACATGGGAGGAATATATTGAGACAATTTTCGTCAGCTATCATTCAAGGTAATAACTGTGGACTGGCTGGTGGTGTACATTTACTGACTTATATAGAGTTCAAATGTAAATTCAGGGGACTATGGTAAGAATTTCTAgaaaaggcaaatgatttttcctctgtgaatttttcCACTTCATATGTACCAGTGGGTTACTTTGTAAACCTATGTTACTGGCTAGTCTGtgtttatttccttgaataatgtcTGATGCACATTTTTTTTCTACAACGCTCCTCTGTCACCAGCCTctgaagtccttttttaatttttttttaattttctgagaaAGTCCTCACCTGCCCGACTACattaatcataataaaattagGTTAGGATTACTCTAATTGAGATATGATGTCAGAAAAATATTCAGCTGGTAGCTTAAAAAGCATATTTGAAGCCTAGTTAATTATTTTCCTGAaccctcaatttttttttactaatttgtgATTGCCTCATATAGATCCATGATGGTCAATACTAAGGCTAGTTCTTAAGTCACCTCAGATAGACAAACAATTATCATCCTGGTCCTGGCAACTATCCTTAATTTTTTCCCACtagaaacataataaaatttcaagagaactgggttgaattgagcaaaacgtaaacttaaatatttatttgccttaactaatcttaaataaaaataattaaacaaattgttttattaaccttccgtcgggtgCAATTGATCTGATAGGCACAGCGcaagtttttttcattccttcgtgCCAGTAGGTGGCATAGACCCTTCATGCTTAAAGTAGCTTTATGTTTTGACATGCTGGATGTGAcctttcacttttcgcatttatgccgacagagcAGTGGCAGATTATTCAGcgtaattaagcaaaataatggcttaaatgaaagcattaatagataaatatgataatacaataaaaaacactgatcttatagaattcacttgcgaaaataaattacatacaataatacttaatagcctaaagagtacGTTAattcgcaccttgctggatcggcccggggccgtatgacggcaTGTGAAGGGGTACATGCATAACatgaaagacatcatgtaagtgttcgagTATAATTATAATGGTGGCTTTAACTTttaaggtgtaccactgagccatgctaagagttaataatattttttcgcatctgtgcctgtcaggcacattgcccCCGAACTCAGCCATTCCAACATTGCATCTGACAAAAGGTTAATAAATACAACataatgaagcatagattaatgcatttacactgaaaatacgcattttgaacaatctcacatgagattCGAGGGAGGGGGTCAAGCTatatctcacgatatctcactaagtgggaagggggggagggcAAACATCGCCAAAATTGCCTCACGTAATTCATGGACGCCCCACAGTAagcctggcaagtatcacgtaccATACATATATAAAGAAGTTTATATCACGTAATATAAAGAAGTTTAAAGTTTCACAAGTCAGCTTATTTGGCAAAAAGCATTGCATAGATGAATGGTTAAATGATATGTACAAGTTCACTAATTATTTCTTGCCTGTCCTCTTCCAGCTTCAACTCATCAACGTCAAGAAGGGTGCAGATAACGCTTGAAAAAATCCCAAGTGAATCCCAAcccttttcatttgaacttcatgatTAACCTTTGCCCATAATTATCATCCTCTCCCATCCCCAATTCCTTTCTCCTAACGAAGAAACTGCATAAATCACTGCCAAGGACCAGCAAGATGCTGCAAAAAGCCAAAAGGATTATATATGGGACCTTTGAAGCAAGGACGTTAGCAAGAGAGTTAGTACATTAGAGAAGCTGTGcacaaatgaggaaaaaaagtgaACAGGAATGTTTTCATCGTTATTGATAAGACGATCTGAAATTCTGGAAGCTGCAAATCATCCCATACTCTGCAGTGATTTCAAGACTTTCATTATCAAACTcatcttaaaattaaaagttaatcaGGTTTGGATTGCTGTGATTCTGCGCATCATCGATATAAGCTTGTCATCTCTTAAGATTTTTCAGAAGAAATGGAGAATTATTTAAAGCATCTCGGGGAAGGTTTCTCAACATATTTCACTCCATTGATTAGGTAATTAATTTATGGCTGGTGTTTTTGAAACTCGAAAAAGAAAAGACCATGACCATATAACATTGTAAAGGAAGCTGAGGAAAAGACATTTTGCTTATTGCAGTGAATCACTTTTTGCATCttgtatcaattttttaataataaacccACCTAAAAAGGCGGAATCATGTAATTGCATTTACACATAAtagtcatcatcattattagAATTTATATCTTAAATGCCCTGCATGCAATTGTTTTTTTCGATATGTTTTCCATGAATTGATGATTATGTATTTCAATCTTGTAAAttgataaatgtttaaaaaaggatACTCATTAAATGTTTGATATAAAACTTTTGACCTTTAATCTTCATCTACAAAAGAAATTGtgtacttgaaaaaaatcaaggctGCTTAGAGATACCTCACCCTATCTTTCACATACAATGGAATGGCATCAGATCTGCGTCAAAGGTCACATCCGGGTAGCAAGCTTCAACACCACTTCCTTGTGAATTGTTCCATACAGGACAAATATATAATTGGGAAACATTTTGTCTCATCTCCTTAAGACCCCTAAAAGGTAAGGTAAGTTTATCAAggctttaatttcaatttcatctaaAGAATGTGCATCCTTTTCTCTTTCAAACATACACTTGACTTTCTTGATATATAAATTTGTATTCTTGGTATCtaataatttcaaacaatttctCATCAAGAAATAGCTGCAAAGAATCTAATTCTGATTTCACTTCACTAGCAAATCCTTTTGACCCAGAGACTTCAGTTACAAGTAAAATGCTTGCGACACCTAGCCCTTAAATTTGGTTCGCTCTCATTCTATTCTGTAATTATGTCCTTCTCATGATAAAACTCAGCTGGCCTAAACTCACCAATGCAGTCTTTGGCATCTGATTCTTTGTCTTCTCCTTGGATGGTTTCATGTTAACTATGTAACCTCTAACTCTGAGGAAGAATCAGGTTCACTATCTTGAATGATATCTTCTTCACAAGTATTCTTCCTCCCTCAATCAGATTTCTGAGTCCATCGATTCCTCCTTCAGCCATTTCTGAATGCCATCatcttgaataatgtctcgtcATAATCTTTTATTGAATGGCATAAGAATCGCTTCCAAGAAATAAGTGAGCTCTAAGGACAAAAATGGAAGTATGtaggaatattttgtaaaattaatttaagtattctTCACAAAGTCAACAAATGCGAGGCAAAACCCATAACTCTGCTAGAAAAAGGGCAAATAAAAGCGATtacaagtaaatataaaataagctcaataaaaagaaaatttacctTGAAAAACTGTCGGACAAACAGGACCGATTATTCCCAGCGTATTATAGAAAATGAACACGGAACACTTCAAATCCCATCAACTATTTTGCGAGTCGGCAAAGAGGATGATTTGCACACATCTAAATGCTCCAGGCAAGCGAGACACACTGTCTGTACATACCCGTGTGTCAGTCAAGCTAAGAGAAAAGGAACCCTGAAGAAGAGTCACTGTACTTTCAATAAACGGTAGGCACCACCAGGCAGCGATGGGGGATTTAGGGGaataaaccccccagagctcagagaaatttttaagtttaacccattttacttaattaaattgatattactgatagaatagtgtaataaaatatccctcagaaagctgtaaaactcaccattttgaaccatttatcttaaaattccgcaatttattaacacgttgcataccagGGTATTTAAATACCGAGGAACgctgagattggaaatatgtgcctatcaGGGCGTAattcctttggtttaaacatggttaaaaagctaatgtttagaatataactttatcctatcaaacgttatgatgcatcagttcattatgaataacgaacaacaactgaaaacatacgAACTAATACGTAatgtacgctttaaaattttttaggttgacgtgcctaaatgaggagaatcttcgtcatccatccggaacattcgggaaaaaaatgacgagaattctcgccatccgcaCGCAACGTGTTGATCTCGCACTTACCACTTAtcgtggtgggtattccatacccccacacaccccagtattagctgcacctaacccccccacccccagccttaattcctagctgcccccctGACACCAGGAATCCCCACTCCTACTACTTCAGGGAGAGGGGTTAAGCTTGGTCACATGTAAAGATAGAGCTTTAGATCGCTTACATCCCCACCACCTCCCCTGCAGAGGTTAGCTAGCAGGTCACTCGCCACTTGCCAAGGTGCCCATAAAGGTAACATAAACGTTTGCTTTTAATCAAAGTAGACAAATATCCTACTAAAATTGCTGTATAGCTATAGGTGATACCAACATATAAGTGTTACACTGTtattctctgttcattttatctttgtgggTGAGCTGCTGTGACCAAAGCAAGCGGGGATGAGGGGAGGGatagtttctcgacatgtgactttgccaatcagcaaacagcaggcgttgcctcagtcagtcgctcaaAGACCTCCGTCGAATTAACATtatgaatctgctcgtggagcatgttgccaaacctcacgcattctccttgtatgtcttgAAGTTTGCCTTTCACCGATGGTTCCTCATTCAACACGGTAGCTGACAATTCTATAATGACAATAGCATTCAGCATGGTGGCTTCTACAAAAGGATTaccctcaataccttccaaatgagtaggtatattgtctcagaaccagggccaaaatacctgcgaccagtgctgtagttggaccGATACAAcataccccctaaaatccaaactcgttttAAGCGTACCGGTtgaactacctttttaaatctgtaaaaaaatagccctactataaattgtccaatggatttcaggaagaaaaattgGAAGTGATTTTTTAATTGCTCAGAGTTATCTCGCGGCACAACTTGGACCTAATATGAGAGTTggagtttgaaatttcaatcgCGGACGTTGggatacatgttcagctgttggcaaattttggtgagtaccgcctcaACTATAGCACTCCTTGTGACCATCCATGGCTCACACATTTTCATGGACAAAGtagggtggctatgtacatttggcaacgttgacttggctcctcttctctccctctcggtactaccccttcctcAGTAGCGAAGCCTTCcaagagtgtccgggctctcatgAAAGCCCACCCACAAACATAAAGTGAGCAGAATATAGGCACGTGGGCCACACACATGGCTCAGTCACACCTGCTTCCTTTTGTATTCTATTTAATGCTAACCATGTGCCTATTACCAACAAACAACTATGTGAGGCTTTAGAGGACTTAACAATGAACAGTTACTGAAAACCACATGCATATTATGCCTTCACATAAAAAACAGCACACGTACGAAACACTAcaggccaggggcgcagctaggaattaaggctagaggggttttcaggcacaactaatactggggggcttgagggtattgcatacccaccagggtgagTGGCGGAGGTGTGgcggccttccgccggaaaaaattaagataaatggttcaaaatggtgatttttacggtcttctgagggatatttcattaatcctcacactatactataagcaatattaatccaattaagtaaaatagatttaacttaaaaatttctgtgagctctggggggggggggtttaacccccaaaactccccctcgctgcaccactgctacAGGCCACTTATGTGGTCCATGTGCCTACTAAAAGGGTATCATCAAAGAGTACTGACATCTTAGTCCCCGGAGGAGGGAGGTAGTGGAGGGTTTCCAGTGAAGTCCAAATTCCTACGGCCCACTGCCATCATTGCTGCAGCATTTGGTTCCAAGCTGACTCTGTTCTTTGACAATGCCACTatttgatttttgaagatttaagTTGCTAAGatacttatttttataaactCTTAATGCCGTAATGTGCTTTCTTTCTGTTATTAACTATTAACACGTTGAGTACTAGGGTATTTTCATGCAGGGGAACGACATACCTGGGTTGAGGCGTTGAGATCAAAATTATGCGTCAATTTGGGCGAATTGCCTTTGGGTTAAACATGGTttaaaagctaatgtttaaaatttaacttgaccCAATCAGTCATTATGATGTCAGTATATAATAATAAACGAGCAACAACTGATGATGTATTaccaaacaaattttaaaattgtataagtTGACCTGCCTGAATGACGAGAATATTTGTCATCCATCCAGAACTCTCCagaaaaatgacgagaattctcgccatgcATAGACAACATGttaatataaatatatcatttcccataatttttgcaCGAAACTGTGATATtatacagaatttttttaaaccgatgaGACACCCTCAAAAGCAGTCTAAACTGGGACTGTCCCGGCCAAACCAGGATGCATGGCCATTTTACGCAGGAGCGCAGAGCAAACAACCAGTGAAGAGGGAGTGCTAGagaacttttcatttttcaaatggtTCATTTCACTGAAcagtttgttttgaaatttttggttCTCTTTGACCCATTCCTATCCCAGAGGACTGGCCACTCTTGAGAGATGACAATTTCATGCCgtttaatgagaaaaaatgctAATATTCAAAAAGAACCAAGTTATCAGGCAAAAATACCCCATCAGTTGCTTTAAGTATTCAAAATATTACTCAAAAGCTAAGGTTTTCACTGTCACAATTTGTTCCTGATTTACAATTTCTGAAAAGTCACCTTTCCCATCATACTAAAAATTACActggatgagagagagagaacactTTGAAAATGGGACAAAAATACCCAGTTTGTAGGTTGAATGTTAATAAGATGTCAATTAAATTTCATGAGATGTATACCAGTGTAGCAATGCTAATATCCTGtatcatgaaatatttcaaaaattaaatatgaatgcatCA
This window contains:
- the LOC124169093 gene encoding aquaporin AQPAe.a-like isoform X1, whose translation is MPSMKDRLGVKELTTGARVLLLKALFAEFLGTLFLNFFGCASVVHKWSPDGAANIIQIALAFGLAAASIIQCICHVSGGHINPAVTLSMVFTSNITIVRGLLYIIAQCLGAIAGSGILIALTPENVGGNYGTTGPDARLTEPQALGMEFILGFILVLVVFAVCDPVRNLGHHAPLAIGFVILLGHLAAIPYTGSSMNPARSFGSAVVVSHWDHHWVYWLGPSLGGICAGLIYKHVFAMQPEHKEESEYRPVRAEEKELQLINVKKGADNA
- the LOC124169093 gene encoding aquaporin AQPAe.a-like isoform X2 — encoded protein: MPSMKDRLGVKELTTGARVLLLKALFAEFLGTLFLNFFGCASVVHKWSPDGAANIIQIALAFGLAAASIIQCICHVSGGHINPAVTLSMVFTSNITIVRGLLYIIAQCLGAIAGSGILIALTPENVGGNYGTTGPDARLTEPQALGMEFILGFILVLVVFAVCDPVRNLGHHAPLAIGFVILLGHLAAIPYTGSSMNPARSFGSAVVVSHWDHHWVYWLGPSLGGICAGLIYKHVFAMQPEHKEESEYRPVRAEEKEASIP